TTCGAATATAGCTGGTATTGATGCCAAGCGCAATCACGGCCCAAATCAAAAATTGGTAGGCGATCGATCCGATCGCAATACTGAGCAAGCGCTCTGTCAAAGTGACATTTGAAAAGAGCACCTCTCCAATAATAAGGCTGGCAAGCCCAATAACGATGACACCAATCCCACGTGAAGCATCCGCATAGCCTTCTTGCTGGGCCATCAGTGCACCAGAAAGAGCAATAATCCCATTTGAAATGACCAAGCCCATCAATTCCATCCGGTCGGTGTTGATCCCAAAGCTCTTGGCCATATCTGGATTGTCCCCTGTCGCAATATAGGCTTGACCCAAGCGTGTATCCAAGAAGAAGATCAAACCAAGGATCACAAGCGTTACGAAAATCAAACCAATCAGAATCTCATTGAACCCACTGGCAAAAGGAAGAAATTCCTGTAATTTTTTATAGCCCAAAAGTCCCAAATTAGCCCGCTGCATGACAAATAGAATGACCGAGTTACAAGATGTCATCACGAGGATCCCTGACAAGAGTGTCGGGATTCTTCCTTTTGTGTAGAGAAGACCCGTCGCAAGTCCCGCCAAACACCCTGCACCAATAGCAGCCAGCGTCGCAAGGAGCGGGTTGACCCCTTTAGTAATCAAGGTCACCGCCACCGCTCCTCCAAGCGGGAAGGAGCCTTCTGTCGTCATATCTGGAAAATCTAGAATTCGGAACGT
Above is a window of Streptococcus sp. LPB0220 DNA encoding:
- a CDS encoding ABC transporter permease, coding for MINSIVSQGLIWAILGLGIFMTFRILDFPDMTTEGSFPLGGAVAVTLITKGVNPLLATLAAIGAGCLAGLATGLLYTKGRIPTLLSGILVMTSCNSVILFVMQRANLGLLGYKKLQEFLPFASGFNEILIGLIFVTLVILGLIFFLDTRLGQAYIATGDNPDMAKSFGINTDRMELMGLVISNGIIALSGALMAQQEGYADASRGIGVIVIGLASLIIGEVLFSNVTLTERLLSIAIGSIAYQFLIWAVIALGINTSYIRIFSALILAICLMIPTFKGKIMKGAKLSK